The following coding sequences are from one Prochlorococcus sp. MIT 1314 window:
- the argB gene encoding acetylglutamate kinase: protein MNDSQRVSILSEALPYIQSFSGRKIVIKYGGSVMEQDDLKKAFFRDIALLSSVGVCPIVIHGGGPEINNWLNKLEISPKFVNGLRITDQKTMDIVEMVLMGRVNKQIVKGINKTGSLAVGISGLDGNLIQSRELGDGSHGLVGEVTKINSEILDPLISKGYIPIISSIGSTMQGVSHNINADFVAGEIAAAINAEKLILLTDTQGILKEKDNKNSLVEKMNLKEARDFIDKKIVTEGMIPKTECCIRALAQGVKAAHIIDGRIEHSLLLEIFTNSGIGTMIVA from the coding sequence ATGAATGATTCTCAAAGAGTATCAATATTAAGCGAAGCACTCCCATATATACAAAGTTTTTCAGGTAGGAAAATTGTTATAAAGTATGGTGGTTCGGTAATGGAGCAGGATGATTTAAAAAAGGCTTTTTTTAGAGATATAGCTCTTTTATCAAGCGTGGGAGTCTGCCCAATCGTAATTCATGGAGGAGGTCCCGAAATTAACAATTGGTTAAACAAATTAGAAATATCTCCTAAATTTGTAAATGGATTAAGAATTACTGATCAAAAAACAATGGATATTGTCGAAATGGTTCTTATGGGTAGGGTTAACAAACAAATTGTAAAAGGCATTAATAAAACAGGATCTCTAGCGGTGGGAATATCGGGTCTTGATGGGAACTTAATTCAATCAAGGGAATTAGGAGATGGGAGCCATGGTTTAGTGGGAGAGGTTACAAAAATCAATTCTGAAATACTAGATCCTCTTATTTCTAAAGGATATATCCCTATTATTTCAAGTATTGGATCAACCATGCAGGGTGTTTCACATAATATTAATGCAGATTTTGTCGCTGGAGAAATTGCCGCTGCAATCAATGCAGAAAAACTAATACTGCTTACTGATACTCAGGGTATTTTAAAAGAAAAAGATAACAAAAATAGTCTTGTTGAAAAAATGAATCTTAAAGAAGCAAGAGATTTTATTGATAAGAAAATTGTCACTGAAGGAATGATTCCAAAGACGGAATGCTGTATAAGAGCTTTAGCCCAAGGAGTCAAAGCAGCTCACATAATCGATGGCCGAATAGAACATTCATTACTTCTTGAGATTTTTACAAATTCTGGAATTGGAACAATGATAGTTGCTTAA
- a CDS encoding DUF2854 domain-containing protein: MKKYLSPGNLIVTTGGILAFVGMTAYFTDSVNLSVPTFFYGVPIFLIGLGLKTSEIPPAELLDKTNFATNRFKRPKELTALVKDVTRWRYGIKAHLESSLEALNLWDEDNPPQLKEIEEITKEEKNGLRMRFELNAVPLEKWIEKQERLNRFFVKGLESEFIIDDNKKEFDFILFYKI, encoded by the coding sequence ATGAAGAAATACTTATCACCTGGAAACTTAATCGTTACCACTGGAGGTATCTTAGCTTTTGTTGGAATGACTGCTTATTTTACAGACTCAGTAAACTTAAGTGTACCTACTTTTTTTTATGGAGTACCTATTTTTCTAATTGGCTTAGGTTTAAAGACATCAGAAATACCCCCTGCAGAATTATTAGACAAGACAAATTTTGCGACAAATAGATTCAAAAGGCCAAAAGAATTAACAGCGCTTGTGAAAGATGTCACAAGATGGAGGTATGGGATAAAAGCCCATCTTGAATCTTCATTAGAAGCTTTAAATTTGTGGGACGAGGATAATCCTCCTCAGCTCAAAGAAATAGAAGAAATCACAAAGGAAGAGAAGAATGGTCTCAGAATGCGTTTTGAATTAAATGCTGTTCCTCTAGAAAAATGGATAGAGAAACAAGAAAGATTAAATAGGTTTTTCGTAAAGGGTCTTGAATCAGAATTTATTATCGACGATAATAAAAAGGAATTTGATTTTATTCTCTTTTATAAAATATAG
- a CDS encoding single-stranded DNA-binding protein — translation MNHCLIQAVINSAPKMRYTKENQTPIAEMIVNFKGLRSEDPTRELKILGWGNIAQEMIDELKEGQNIVIEGRLKMNSVTRKDGTKEKQPELTASKIHQITPVETIKPNQKENNGSIDKKENNKNSNWDSSPLVPEVDEIPF, via the coding sequence ATGAATCATTGTTTAATTCAAGCGGTAATTAATAGCGCTCCCAAAATGAGGTATACAAAAGAAAACCAAACTCCAATTGCAGAAATGATTGTTAATTTTAAAGGATTACGTAGTGAAGATCCAACCAGAGAGCTAAAGATTTTAGGTTGGGGCAATATTGCCCAAGAAATGATAGACGAACTAAAGGAGGGACAAAACATTGTCATTGAGGGTCGTCTTAAAATGAATTCAGTCACTAGAAAAGATGGAACTAAAGAAAAGCAACCAGAACTTACAGCCTCCAAAATACATCAAATAACTCCAGTGGAGACTATCAAGCCCAATCAAAAAGAAAATAATGGATCAATTGATAAAAAAGAAAATAACAAAAATTCTAATTGGGATAGCTCACCTTTAGTACCTGAAGTGGACGAAATACCTTTTTAA
- a CDS encoding DUF3153 domain-containing protein has product MKTYEQVLETVELALAKGEYHYCIEFLLPIIESFPLSSKEGVNLRTILITALCGINNKEEAKRFCKELLKSYDNKTRENAKYLMEVIDSPDIKKPENWNVEFECNPSLNKKSLNSLRKKKEVMDKKKFINITDTPTGTTKPFQKGFSLIIFLILLLLIPLLSGCVKIENTLDLSELDSITNNLVIESKYIKKFPWQIKFEDKITDIFPDAEITKEESTFSLKYKNLNLENAKQVLKTIQNTAGELAGGSTNIEINTTQKDFIFFKEYFYRVDIDLNSIQNIDDLELIFKIINPNKAKLTGKNDSNLEITRNLIIWNLNLGQMNSLEFSFWSWNKLLIGISIISIIVILAYSLRFYRFKLGTDLPQLPSK; this is encoded by the coding sequence ATGAAAACTTATGAGCAGGTTTTAGAAACAGTAGAACTTGCTTTAGCTAAAGGTGAATATCATTATTGCATTGAATTCCTTTTACCAATAATCGAATCATTTCCTTTATCCAGTAAAGAAGGAGTAAATTTAAGAACGATTTTAATTACTGCTCTTTGTGGTATCAATAACAAGGAGGAGGCAAAAAGATTTTGCAAAGAACTTCTCAAATCTTACGATAATAAAACAAGAGAAAATGCAAAATATTTGATGGAAGTTATAGATTCTCCTGATATTAAAAAACCAGAAAATTGGAACGTTGAGTTTGAGTGCAACCCATCACTAAATAAAAAATCTCTTAACTCACTCCGCAAAAAGAAAGAGGTAATGGATAAAAAGAAATTTATCAATATAACTGATACTCCAACTGGTACAACTAAACCTTTTCAGAAGGGATTTTCACTGATCATCTTTTTAATACTATTATTATTAATTCCACTCTTAAGTGGCTGCGTTAAAATTGAAAATACCCTTGATCTTAGTGAACTTGATTCAATAACTAATAATCTTGTGATAGAGAGTAAATACATTAAAAAATTCCCTTGGCAGATAAAATTTGAGGATAAAATTACAGATATTTTTCCTGATGCAGAAATTACAAAAGAAGAATCAACTTTTTCTCTGAAATATAAAAATCTTAATCTAGAGAATGCAAAACAAGTTCTTAAAACAATCCAAAATACGGCAGGAGAATTGGCGGGAGGATCGACGAATATAGAAATCAACACCACTCAAAAAGACTTCATTTTTTTTAAGGAATACTTTTATAGGGTGGATATAGATCTCAACTCTATTCAAAATATTGATGATTTAGAACTCATTTTCAAAATTATAAACCCAAATAAAGCCAAACTTACTGGTAAAAACGATTCGAATTTAGAGATCACAAGAAATCTAATAATTTGGAATTTAAATCTAGGTCAGATGAATAGTCTAGAATTTTCTTTCTGGAGCTGGAACAAATTGTTAATTGGGATATCTATTATTTCAATAATAGTAATATTGGCTTATTCATTAAGATTCTATAGATTTAAGTTAGGGACAGATTTACCTCAACTTCCATCAAAATAG
- a CDS encoding adenylosuccinate synthase — MANVVVIGAQWGDEGKGKITDLLSRSADVVVRYQGGVNAGHTIVVDDKVLKLHLIPSGILYKNTTCLIGSGTVVDPKILLKEIDMLINNGINISGLKISSTSHVTMPYHRILDEAMESDRGSNKIGTTGRGIGPTYADKSQRNGIRVRDLLKKERLRDVIEIPLKEKNGLLEKIYGIKPLKEEEIIEEYLDYGKRLSKHVVDCTRTIHAAAKNKKNILFEGAQGTLLDLDHGTYPFVTSSNPISGGACIGAGVGPTLIDRVIGVAKAYTTRVGEGPFPTELQGSINDQLCDRGSEFGTTTGRRRRCGWFDGVIGKYAVSVNGLDCLAVTKLDVLDELDEIQVCVAYDLDGEEIDYFPTNSDDLKKCKPIFKKLKGWQCSTANCRNLSDLPQNAMNYLRFLAELMEVPIAIVSLGANRDQTIVIEDPIHGPKRALLR; from the coding sequence TTGGCCAATGTTGTTGTAATCGGAGCCCAGTGGGGTGACGAAGGAAAAGGTAAAATAACCGATTTACTTAGTCGTTCGGCTGATGTTGTCGTACGCTACCAAGGGGGAGTAAATGCTGGTCATACTATAGTTGTAGATGATAAAGTCTTAAAATTACATCTAATTCCTTCAGGGATACTTTATAAAAATACTACTTGTTTAATTGGATCGGGAACAGTTGTAGATCCAAAAATCTTGCTAAAAGAAATTGATATGTTAATTAATAATGGAATTAATATCTCAGGATTAAAAATTTCATCAACATCCCATGTGACAATGCCCTACCATCGGATACTAGATGAAGCTATGGAATCAGATAGAGGTTCAAACAAAATAGGAACAACTGGTCGGGGAATTGGCCCAACGTATGCGGACAAGTCGCAAAGGAATGGAATTAGAGTAAGAGATTTACTTAAGAAGGAAAGGCTAAGAGATGTGATCGAAATCCCATTAAAAGAAAAAAACGGTTTATTAGAAAAAATCTATGGTATTAAACCACTTAAAGAAGAAGAAATTATTGAAGAATACCTTGACTATGGGAAAAGATTATCAAAGCATGTAGTTGACTGCACGAGAACAATACATGCAGCTGCAAAGAATAAGAAGAATATTCTATTTGAAGGTGCTCAAGGAACTCTACTTGACTTGGATCATGGGACTTATCCTTTTGTTACCTCATCAAACCCTATATCAGGTGGGGCATGCATTGGAGCTGGAGTTGGTCCCACGCTAATTGATAGGGTTATAGGAGTCGCAAAAGCATACACCACAAGAGTAGGTGAGGGTCCATTTCCAACGGAGTTACAGGGTAGTATCAATGATCAACTCTGTGATAGAGGCAGTGAGTTTGGAACCACTACTGGGAGGAGGAGGAGATGTGGTTGGTTTGATGGAGTTATTGGTAAATATGCTGTATCTGTAAATGGTCTTGATTGTTTAGCAGTTACAAAACTAGATGTATTAGATGAATTAGATGAGATTCAAGTATGCGTTGCATATGATCTGGATGGAGAGGAAATAGACTACTTTCCTACAAATTCAGATGACTTAAAAAAATGTAAGCCAATCTTCAAGAAATTAAAAGGTTGGCAATGTTCCACTGCAAATTGTAGGAATCTATCTGACCTCCCTCAAAATGCCATGAATTATCTTAGATTTTTAGCTGAATTAATGGAGGTTCCAATTGCCATTGTTTCATTGGGGGCCAATAGAGATCAAACCATAGTGATTGAAGACCCAATTCATGGACCTAAAAGAGCACTTTTAAGGTAA
- a CDS encoding adenosine kinase, translating into MRESFRHFEQNKVVDLIGLGNAIVDIIVNIEDRFLEVNNLKKGSMNLINSHQSQSLLKDCEVIKQISGGSSANTVVCLAELGNKVQFIGRVKNDEFGNFFSSDIKKSKTIFNTQPINEGAATAHSIIFITPDAQRTMCTYLGASIEFEPKDIDFNVLKESKYLYLEGYLWDSELAKNAFLKAAQIAKLSNTKIILSLSDSFCVDRHRESFLELIDNYIDIVFCNESEVLSLFKKDKLDNCKVEISSLCELVVITQGSNGSLIINKNNVEEIKSMKKGKVIDTTGAGDIYAGGFIHGLINNYSLKKCGEIGSICAGQIITQLGSRSNIDLKKLIK; encoded by the coding sequence ATGAGGGAATCCTTTAGACATTTTGAACAAAATAAAGTAGTAGATCTCATTGGTCTAGGTAACGCAATAGTAGATATCATAGTCAATATTGAAGATCGTTTTCTTGAGGTAAATAATTTAAAGAAAGGATCAATGAATCTCATTAATTCTCATCAATCTCAGAGTTTGTTAAAGGATTGCGAAGTAATCAAACAAATATCAGGTGGATCCTCAGCAAATACCGTTGTATGTTTAGCAGAATTAGGAAATAAGGTGCAATTTATTGGAAGGGTGAAAAACGATGAATTTGGAAATTTCTTTTCTTCTGATATAAAAAAAAGCAAAACTATATTTAATACTCAGCCAATTAATGAAGGAGCTGCAACAGCTCATTCAATTATTTTTATTACACCTGATGCTCAAAGAACTATGTGCACATACCTTGGAGCATCTATAGAGTTTGAACCAAAAGACATTGACTTCAATGTACTTAAGGAAAGTAAATATTTGTATTTAGAAGGTTATCTATGGGACAGCGAATTAGCTAAAAATGCTTTTCTTAAAGCTGCTCAAATTGCAAAACTTTCTAATACAAAAATAATCCTTTCATTATCTGATTCATTTTGTGTAGATAGACATCGAGAGAGTTTCTTGGAATTAATTGATAACTATATAGATATAGTTTTTTGTAATGAGTCAGAGGTGTTAAGCCTGTTTAAGAAGGATAAATTAGATAACTGTAAGGTAGAGATCTCTTCCTTATGTGAATTAGTCGTAATAACTCAAGGTAGTAATGGTTCTCTAATAATTAACAAAAATAATGTCGAAGAAATTAAGTCAATGAAGAAAGGGAAGGTTATTGATACTACAGGAGCGGGAGATATTTATGCTGGAGGATTTATTCATGGATTAATAAATAATTATTCCCTCAAAAAATGCGGAGAGATAGGTTCAATTTGTGCTGGGCAAATCATTACTCAATTAGGATCCAGATCCAATATTGATCTTAAAAAGTTAATAAAATAA
- the psb27 gene encoding photosystem II protein Psb27: protein MLLKWTSELIFKNLIKAISFSLSLIVVFTLFNSPSIAAKTSMTGDYTKDTISVVKTLQTAVDTAKDSPNKDEVRSEALTLITDYISRYRNRGMVNKTQSFTTMQTALNAMAGHYKNFASRPLPDKLKERLTKEFSLAEKMVLRES from the coding sequence ATGTTATTGAAATGGACATCAGAATTAATTTTTAAAAATCTCATCAAAGCTATCTCTTTTTCACTTTCCTTGATTGTTGTTTTTACATTATTTAATTCCCCTTCCATAGCTGCAAAAACCTCTATGACAGGTGACTATACAAAAGATACAATTTCAGTTGTTAAAACATTACAGACAGCTGTTGACACCGCAAAAGATTCGCCTAATAAAGATGAGGTAAGAAGTGAAGCTCTTACACTTATAACTGACTATATTTCTAGATATAGAAATAGAGGAATGGTGAACAAAACTCAATCATTTACAACCATGCAAACAGCATTAAATGCTATGGCAGGTCATTACAAAAACTTTGCAAGTAGACCTCTACCAGATAAACTAAAAGAGCGTTTAACCAAAGAATTTTCTCTTGCCGAAAAAATGGTTCTCAGAGAGAGTTGA
- a CDS encoding precorrin-6A/cobalt-precorrin-6A reductase translates to MQNQENCYENVWILSGTSDGPVIVKRLVELDYSVFASVLTFRAGKAYIENPKLHIITGKLNNKKEIIDFIKKNRIKFVIDATHPFALIISQNLNNACKEINTPLLVFERKSLMNKAKNFNYIDNLKDINKGDLENKNILLAIGSRFLDDTAYYYMNCKANVFTRVLPTYESITKAFGSCIKNSNIAILEPSKNEEGILEKKLCDFWEIDYVLCRDSGSYAQKNWERIISGSKMKLFLVKRPKLKNDYSYSFYQYENLIDHIISKY, encoded by the coding sequence ATGCAAAATCAAGAAAATTGCTATGAAAATGTTTGGATCCTATCAGGAACTTCTGATGGACCTGTAATAGTAAAAAGGCTTGTTGAACTTGACTATTCAGTTTTTGCAAGTGTTTTAACTTTTAGAGCAGGTAAAGCTTATATTGAAAATCCAAAGTTACATATCATTACAGGTAAATTAAATAATAAAAAAGAAATAATTGATTTCATAAAAAAAAATAGAATAAAATTTGTCATAGATGCTACTCATCCCTTTGCTCTAATAATTTCTCAAAATCTTAATAATGCCTGTAAGGAAATTAATACACCTCTTTTAGTATTTGAGAGGAAATCTTTAATGAATAAAGCAAAAAATTTCAATTACATTGATAACTTAAAGGACATAAATAAAGGAGATCTAGAAAATAAGAACATTCTTCTTGCAATAGGATCAAGATTTCTCGACGACACTGCTTATTACTATATGAATTGTAAAGCAAACGTTTTTACAAGAGTGCTTCCAACTTATGAAAGTATAACTAAAGCGTTTGGATCATGTATAAAAAATTCAAATATAGCGATACTGGAACCGAGTAAAAATGAGGAAGGTATTTTAGAAAAAAAACTTTGTGATTTTTGGGAGATAGACTATGTACTATGCAGGGATTCTGGAAGTTATGCTCAGAAAAACTGGGAAAGAATTATTTCTGGAAGTAAGATGAAGTTGTTTTTGGTTAAAAGGCCAAAATTAAAAAATGATTATTCTTATTCTTTCTATCAGTACGAGAATTTGATAGATCACATAATTAGTAAATATTGA
- the priA gene encoding primosomal protein N' — MKPASNQLSNISFKFEVLLDIGSVSDSFYYLDGNNLGVEVGDIVTVKLRGRLLNGLVISKENFSKINKDETNITGKRSIKYLFVEGILQKKIIDQLWRELIESLASFYMVSNLKMFKTAFPPGWIGKHKKIVQGFKDQIWIGTSKELDIRKNQLTKKEFLLINTLPKKGNWQSELIKSGFSYTLINSMVSKNYLVKFKRKKTINPKLNFFQNDPIAIKKPNLTSEQEIAFQEFQAMQPGHVLMLWGETGSGKTEVYMRMSEDELLNKKSCLILAPEIGLIPQLIDRFSSRFNNVVYEYHSNCSSRHRTFVWQKIINTNEPLIVIGTRSAVFLPIKNLGLIIMDEEHDVSYKQDSPMPCYDARDVAVEIVKRNSAKLVFGSATPSMKTWKKCIYESNFKLVRMIQRISRNEMPEIRIVDMRDEFKKGNMKILSSELLDLLPQLRLKNEQAIILIPRRGHSGFLSCRNCGYLIKCPNCDVPLSVHLGSQGKKWLSCHWCDHKSRMINHCPDCNSNAFKPFGIGTQRVLEFLNEEFPDLRVLRFDRDTTSNKDGHREILSKFSKGDADILVGTQMLAKGIDIPNITLSVVIAADGLLHRPDISAEEKSLQLFLQLAGRAGRAQKKGKVIFQTYKPNHPVISYLKKRDYERFLNETSKLRKEANLFPFCKVCLLKLAGENYELTELISIKVAKYLLNFCEQNNWKLIGPAPSLISKVGKKFRWQILIHGPEDSKIPLPDRSLLWKLIPKNVFLTIDVNPAEL; from the coding sequence TTGAAGCCGGCAAGTAATCAGTTATCAAATATCTCTTTTAAATTCGAGGTTTTGCTTGATATAGGCAGTGTTAGTGATAGCTTTTACTATTTAGATGGAAATAATCTTGGTGTAGAAGTTGGGGATATTGTAACTGTAAAACTTAGAGGGAGGTTATTAAATGGGTTGGTGATCTCCAAAGAAAACTTTTCGAAAATCAATAAAGATGAAACAAATATTACTGGAAAAAGAAGTATAAAATATTTGTTTGTTGAAGGTATTTTGCAGAAAAAAATAATTGATCAGTTGTGGAGAGAATTGATAGAGTCACTAGCTTCTTTTTATATGGTTAGTAATTTAAAAATGTTTAAAACGGCATTTCCACCAGGCTGGATTGGTAAACATAAGAAAATTGTTCAGGGTTTTAAAGATCAAATATGGATTGGAACCAGTAAAGAATTAGATATAAGAAAAAATCAATTGACCAAGAAAGAATTCTTATTAATAAATACTTTGCCCAAAAAAGGTAATTGGCAAAGTGAATTAATCAAGTCTGGTTTTAGTTACACTCTTATTAACTCAATGGTCAGTAAAAATTACCTTGTTAAATTTAAAAGAAAAAAAACAATAAATCCTAAATTAAATTTCTTTCAAAATGATCCTATTGCAATAAAAAAACCAAATCTTACAAGTGAGCAGGAAATTGCATTTCAAGAATTTCAAGCAATGCAACCTGGCCATGTGTTAATGCTTTGGGGTGAAACAGGTTCAGGTAAAACAGAAGTTTATATGAGAATGTCTGAAGATGAATTGCTTAATAAAAAAAGTTGTTTGATACTGGCCCCAGAAATTGGCCTGATTCCTCAACTTATTGATAGATTTAGTAGCCGATTTAATAATGTTGTTTATGAATATCATAGTAATTGCTCTTCTCGTCATAGAACGTTCGTTTGGCAGAAAATCATCAATACGAATGAACCGCTAATAGTAATAGGAACAAGGTCCGCAGTATTTCTTCCAATTAAAAATTTAGGATTAATAATTATGGATGAAGAACATGATGTTTCATATAAACAAGATAGCCCCATGCCTTGTTATGACGCAAGAGATGTTGCTGTTGAAATAGTAAAAAGGAATTCTGCAAAGTTAGTTTTTGGAAGCGCAACCCCATCAATGAAGACTTGGAAAAAATGTATTTATGAAAGTAACTTTAAATTGGTACGAATGATTCAGAGGATATCTAGGAATGAGATGCCTGAAATAAGAATTGTTGATATGCGAGATGAATTTAAGAAGGGAAATATGAAAATTTTATCCAGTGAATTATTAGACTTGCTTCCCCAACTGCGCTTAAAAAATGAACAAGCAATAATTTTGATACCTAGAAGGGGGCATAGTGGATTTTTAAGTTGTAGAAATTGTGGATACCTAATAAAGTGTCCCAACTGTGATGTCCCTTTATCAGTTCATCTTGGTTCACAAGGTAAAAAATGGTTAAGTTGTCATTGGTGTGATCACAAATCGAGAATGATCAATCATTGTCCAGATTGTAATTCGAATGCTTTCAAGCCTTTCGGAATAGGGACTCAAAGAGTTTTGGAGTTTTTAAATGAAGAATTCCCTGACTTAAGGGTTCTTCGATTTGATCGTGATACAACTTCAAATAAAGATGGTCATAGAGAAATTCTTTCAAAGTTTTCTAAAGGTGATGCTGATATTCTTGTGGGAACTCAAATGTTGGCAAAAGGGATCGACATCCCGAATATTACGCTTTCAGTAGTGATCGCGGCAGATGGATTGCTCCATCGTCCAGATATTTCAGCGGAAGAAAAGTCATTACAATTATTTTTGCAATTGGCTGGTAGAGCTGGTAGAGCTCAAAAAAAAGGAAAAGTTATTTTTCAAACATATAAACCAAACCATCCTGTAATTTCATACCTTAAGAAAAGAGATTATGAACGCTTTTTGAATGAAACTTCTAAATTGAGAAAAGAAGCTAATTTATTCCCATTTTGTAAGGTTTGCTTACTTAAGTTAGCGGGTGAAAATTATGAATTAACAGAATTAATTTCAATTAAAGTGGCAAAATATCTACTGAATTTTTGTGAACAAAATAACTGGAAATTAATTGGCCCTGCCCCTAGTTTAATTTCTAAAGTTGGGAAAAAATTTAGATGGCAGATATTAATTCATGGTCCTGAAGATTCAAAGATACCTTTGCCGGATAGGTCATTATTATGGAAACTTATTCCAAAAAATGTTTTTTTAACAATTGATGTTAATCCAGCGGAGTTGTAA
- the cutA gene encoding divalent-cation tolerance protein CutA — translation MEVLILITTESSKRNAWRLARLLIKNKLAVCVSMKQIFSIYEWDDDIEETKEFEITIKSKPEFKDDLIDFLHKNSTYDTPQIIYKKYHAEMKYYDWLNKTI, via the coding sequence ATGGAAGTATTAATATTGATCACAACTGAATCAAGTAAAAGAAATGCTTGGCGACTGGCTAGGTTACTCATAAAAAATAAACTTGCAGTTTGTGTTTCTATGAAGCAAATTTTTTCAATTTATGAGTGGGATGATGATATTGAAGAAACTAAAGAGTTTGAGATCACAATAAAAAGTAAACCGGAATTTAAAGATGATTTAATTGATTTCTTACATAAAAATTCTACATATGATACTCCCCAAATTATCTACAAAAAATACCATGCTGAGATGAAATATTATGATTGGTTGAATAAAACTATTTGA